A DNA window from Hydra vulgaris chromosome 13, alternate assembly HydraT2T_AEP contains the following coding sequences:
- the LOC136089873 gene encoding golgin subfamily A member 6-like protein 25, translating to MKILFLIALLCFVVFNDARYYPAYLWPERLNQDSKSRYEDEPLPQPAPQENKDIVFPNDTPEQKFKPDTWIKDDEYLNDKYVRNLNPRVSMLEDDVFSNDETVHQSNPRAWMEQDNVFSNDETVHQSNPRAWMEQDNVFSNDETVHQSNPRAWMEQDNVFSNDETVHQSNPRAWMEQDNVFSNDETMRQSNPRAWMESDDFSNDERQPFIHNVPDKTSPNHDLQKLHDESPLSEQRFTE from the exons ATGAAAATCCTTTTTCTTATTGCTTTACTATGTTTCGTTGTTTTc aaCGACGCTCGCTACTATCCTGCATACCTCTGGCCTGAAAG ACTAAACCAAGATTCAAAATCACGTTACGAAGATGAACCATTGCCTCAACCCGCGCCACAAGAGAATAAAGACATTGTTTTTCCAAATGATACTCCCGAACAAAAATTCAAACCAGATACTTGGATAAAAGATgatgaatatttaaatgataaatatgtGCGTAATTTAAACCCAAGAGTTTCAATGCTAGAGGATGATGttttttcaaatgatgaaacCGTGCATCAATCTAACCCTAGAGCTTGGATGGAACAagataatgttttttcaaatgatgaaacCGTGCATCAATCTAACCCTAGAGCTTGGATGGAACAagataatgttttttcaaatgatgaaacCGTGCATCAATCTAACCCTAGAGCTTGGATGGAACAagataatgttttttcaaatgatgaaacCGTGCATCAATCTAACCCTAGAGCTTGGATGGAACAagataatgttttttcaaatgatgaaaccaTGCGTCAATCTAATCCAAGAGCCTGGATGGAAAGTGATGACTTTTCTAATGATGAACGTCAGCCTTTTATTCATAACGTTCCAGATAAAACAAG tcCAAATCacgatttacaaaaattacatgATGAATCTCCATTGTCTGAACAAAGGTTCACGGAGTAA